A single window of Collinsella aerofaciens DNA harbors:
- the selA gene encoding L-seryl-tRNA(Sec) selenium transferase — protein sequence MSDSQNMSDEVRARLRAIPSVNELLAEWPVVKATGETCDAVVHAAVTAELDEERAAIRAGAAPRSKRELASAIEWRAHRSALPSLRPAVNATGVVIHTNLGRAPLAESAAKAVAEVARGYSTLEYSVDTCSRGSRKEHAAQLIRSLTGAEDALVVNNNAAAVLLVLATHAAGKEVIVSRGELVEIGGSFRIPDVMEASGAKLVEVGATNRTHLSDYERAITPDTAMILKVHPSNYRIEGFHEEVGSRELAALAHKHGLLFYEDQGSGALLPDDILVRGGEEPTPASVAAGLDIVSCSGDKLLGAAQAGIIMGRRDLVQACGSHPLMRALRPGKLALAALEATLRIYMDGADVAHREVPVLNMLTLPQAHLERRARKLRELMVAGLDKAGCPCAVQVEIVEESSTPGGGSLPTVELPTICVAVCPVDGRLSVDALKRSLVQDFDTPVVTRASHDRILFDVRTLVGDRDIETAASTLVACVEKAVAR from the coding sequence ATGAGCGATAGCCAGAACATGTCCGATGAGGTGCGCGCCCGCCTGCGCGCCATCCCTTCCGTCAACGAGCTGCTTGCCGAGTGGCCGGTGGTGAAGGCGACAGGGGAGACCTGCGACGCGGTGGTCCATGCTGCCGTGACGGCTGAGCTCGACGAGGAGCGCGCCGCAATTCGTGCCGGTGCCGCCCCGCGTTCCAAGCGCGAGCTGGCCTCGGCCATCGAGTGGCGTGCGCACCGCTCCGCGTTGCCGAGCCTGCGTCCCGCCGTCAACGCCACGGGTGTTGTTATCCATACCAACCTGGGTCGAGCCCCGCTCGCGGAGTCGGCCGCCAAGGCCGTGGCCGAGGTCGCGCGCGGCTACAGCACGCTCGAGTACAGCGTGGACACCTGCTCGCGCGGGTCGCGCAAGGAACATGCCGCGCAGCTCATCCGCTCGCTTACCGGTGCCGAGGACGCGCTGGTCGTTAACAATAACGCGGCTGCCGTGCTGTTGGTGCTGGCGACCCATGCCGCAGGCAAGGAGGTCATCGTCAGTCGCGGCGAGCTTGTCGAGATCGGCGGCAGTTTCCGTATCCCCGATGTTATGGAGGCCTCGGGTGCCAAGCTCGTTGAGGTCGGGGCCACCAACCGCACGCATTTGAGCGACTATGAGCGCGCCATCACGCCCGATACGGCCATGATCCTGAAGGTTCATCCTTCCAACTATCGCATCGAGGGTTTTCACGAGGAGGTGGGTTCTCGGGAGCTTGCGGCGCTTGCTCACAAGCATGGCCTGCTGTTCTACGAGGACCAGGGGTCGGGCGCGCTTTTGCCCGATGACATCCTGGTGCGCGGCGGTGAGGAGCCCACGCCGGCTTCGGTCGCGGCGGGGCTCGATATCGTGTCGTGCTCGGGCGATAAGCTGCTCGGTGCCGCACAGGCGGGCATTATCATGGGCCGTCGCGATCTGGTCCAGGCTTGCGGGTCGCATCCGCTTATGCGTGCCCTGCGCCCGGGCAAGCTCGCACTGGCTGCGCTCGAGGCTACACTGCGCATTTATATGGATGGGGCGGATGTGGCCCATCGCGAGGTGCCGGTGCTCAACATGCTCACGCTTCCGCAGGCTCATCTGGAGCGTCGCGCACGCAAGCTGCGCGAGCTGATGGTGGCAGGCCTCGATAAGGCGGGTTGCCCGTGCGCCGTTCAGGTGGAGATCGTCGAAGAGTCGTCGACTCCCGGCGGCGGTTCGCTGCCTACCGTCGAGTTGCCCACGATATGCGTGGCCGTCTGCCCGGTCGACGGGCGCCTGTCCGTCGACGCGCTCAAGCGCTCGCTCGTCCAAGACTTCGATACACCGGTCGTCACGCGCGCCTCGCACGACCGCATTCTGTTTGATGTGCGCACACTCGTGGGCGACCGCGATATCGAGACGGCGGCATCGACGCTCGTCGCGTGCGTTGAGAAGGCGGTTGCACGATGA
- a CDS encoding formate/nitrite transporter family protein — MADSKVEYPAPDCLAPAAIEAKTEAAGVTKANLPVAKAFLLAMFAGAFIAFGGLFFTVFLSDSTLGWGAQRVVGGLCFCLGLVLVLVCGAELFTGNSLMVCALKSKKITLVQMLKAWVVVWVGNFAGALFIVFLVYMAGIYKLNGEAVANSMVSVAAGKVTIDWVTIFFRGILCNIFVCLAVWIGTAGKTVVDKVVGILLPIAAFVACGFEHCVANMYFLPMGAVMHACGYGAKVAGADALNAAGIAFNLSAATLGNIVGGAVLVALGYWFIYAKKSEA; from the coding sequence ATGGCAGATTCCAAGGTGGAGTACCCCGCTCCCGATTGCCTGGCGCCCGCCGCGATCGAGGCCAAGACCGAGGCCGCCGGCGTGACCAAGGCCAACCTGCCGGTCGCAAAGGCCTTTCTGTTGGCAATGTTCGCCGGTGCGTTTATTGCCTTCGGCGGCCTGTTCTTTACCGTGTTCTTGAGCGACAGCACTCTGGGCTGGGGTGCCCAGCGCGTCGTGGGCGGCCTGTGCTTTTGCCTGGGCCTGGTGCTGGTGCTGGTGTGCGGCGCCGAGCTGTTTACCGGCAACTCGCTTATGGTCTGCGCGCTCAAGAGCAAAAAGATCACCCTGGTCCAGATGCTCAAGGCCTGGGTCGTCGTGTGGGTCGGCAATTTTGCCGGTGCCCTGTTCATTGTCTTTTTGGTGTACATGGCCGGCATTTACAAGCTCAACGGCGAGGCGGTCGCCAATTCCATGGTGAGCGTCGCCGCCGGCAAGGTGACGATCGACTGGGTGACGATCTTCTTCCGTGGCATCCTGTGCAACATCTTTGTGTGCCTGGCCGTGTGGATCGGTACCGCCGGCAAGACCGTGGTCGATAAGGTCGTGGGCATTCTGCTGCCCATCGCCGCCTTTGTGGCCTGCGGTTTTGAGCACTGCGTTGCCAACATGTACTTTTTGCCCATGGGCGCCGTGATGCATGCATGCGGCTACGGTGCCAAGGTCGCCGGCGCCGATGCGCTCAACGCCGCGGGCATTGCGTTTAACCTGTCCGCCGCCACGCTGGGCAACATCGTGGGCGGCGCGGTTCTAGTCGCGCTCGGCTACTGGTTTATCTATGCCAAGAAGTCCGAGGCGTAA
- a CDS encoding molybdopterin-dependent oxidoreductase → MASAAELDGRAVVTTCGGCYADCAFAARVEDGRVVAELPVPGHPCAARALCARGCHRLDMPFDERDRIVHPMRRRADGSGFDAISWDEAFAQIAERLLGIVDERGPRALGMTLGVPSFDRYWAYRFMHALGSPNVYGADGACEVSRLTGWEHSLGYSPASDLAHTDCIMYLGRSIVDSSTMGAVDALNDARRRGAKIIVVDPRRSGSAALADRWLRVRPGCDLALLLGIAHVLIAEGLYDHEFVDRYTTGFDELAQAAAVWTPEWAESMCDVPADEIVATARDLAAAAPAAVVDAGFHGGIGIAYANSTQTARAICLVDVLLGCIGHAGGALNPPTPLALGDLDPARFATPPVPRGPKLGSERYPLVDPVRGLCTTIGQSILAGDLRGLIVYASNPGAGYGNAQAWLGILQQLDLLVTIDIRWSETARASDFVLPDVTYLEADRGVGTVVGANDSRVFYRNAVLPVQHDDTRPGREIFAGLAAACGVDECFDFTSDDLAAAQVAPFGIDLAALKERGWADTGVALPSRTGEPAIPLDGGKIALASDVWERAGLGRVPNWIAPMVEPGPGMFRLISGNRPFESHTSRRLAAQGAAEAGSDLDAVQMNADVAARMGIANGEVVELVSDLGRDRVRVETTPYLHPACIFTSAAPGGRSFGADAGGAQALGVGPLDHTPLRWDPLTGAALTQENAVRVEKIVARGDNDD, encoded by the coding sequence ATGGCATCTGCTGCGGAGCTTGACGGTCGCGCCGTGGTGACCACATGCGGGGGATGCTATGCCGATTGCGCCTTTGCGGCACGCGTTGAGGACGGTCGCGTGGTGGCCGAGTTGCCGGTGCCGGGGCATCCGTGCGCGGCGCGTGCCCTGTGCGCCCGCGGGTGCCATCGCCTGGACATGCCGTTTGACGAGCGCGATCGCATTGTGCACCCCATGCGCCGACGAGCTGATGGTTCGGGGTTCGATGCGATTTCGTGGGACGAGGCGTTCGCGCAGATTGCCGAGCGTCTTTTGGGCATTGTTGACGAGCGCGGGCCTCGTGCGCTGGGTATGACGCTCGGCGTGCCCTCGTTCGACCGCTACTGGGCCTATCGCTTTATGCATGCGCTGGGCTCGCCCAACGTGTACGGTGCCGATGGCGCCTGCGAGGTAAGCCGACTTACCGGTTGGGAGCACAGCCTGGGCTACAGCCCCGCCTCCGACCTGGCGCACACCGATTGCATCATGTATCTGGGGCGTTCCATTGTCGATTCGTCGACGATGGGGGCCGTTGATGCACTCAACGATGCGCGCCGGCGCGGGGCGAAGATTATTGTGGTCGACCCCCGGCGTAGCGGCTCGGCTGCGCTTGCAGACCGCTGGCTCCGCGTGCGCCCGGGCTGCGACTTGGCGCTGCTGCTGGGTATTGCCCACGTGTTGATTGCCGAGGGCCTGTACGACCACGAGTTCGTTGACCGCTATACCACGGGGTTTGACGAGCTGGCGCAGGCGGCTGCTGTTTGGACGCCTGAGTGGGCCGAGTCGATGTGCGACGTGCCGGCCGATGAGATTGTCGCGACGGCGCGCGATTTGGCTGCTGCGGCGCCTGCCGCCGTGGTCGATGCGGGCTTTCATGGTGGCATCGGTATCGCGTATGCTAACAGTACGCAGACGGCGCGCGCTATCTGTTTGGTCGATGTCCTGCTGGGCTGCATCGGACATGCGGGCGGTGCCCTCAACCCGCCCACACCGCTTGCGTTGGGCGATTTGGACCCTGCGCGTTTCGCGACGCCGCCGGTGCCGCGCGGGCCCAAGCTGGGGTCCGAGCGCTATCCGCTGGTCGATCCGGTGCGCGGCCTGTGCACGACCATCGGTCAGTCGATTCTTGCCGGCGATTTGCGTGGGCTCATCGTCTATGCCAGTAACCCCGGTGCGGGCTATGGCAATGCACAGGCTTGGTTGGGTATTTTGCAGCAGCTCGACTTGCTCGTGACGATTGATATTCGCTGGTCCGAGACGGCGCGCGCTTCGGACTTTGTGCTTCCTGACGTGACGTATCTGGAGGCCGATCGCGGCGTGGGCACAGTCGTGGGTGCCAATGATTCGCGCGTGTTCTACCGCAACGCCGTGCTGCCTGTGCAGCATGACGATACGAGACCGGGGCGGGAGATCTTTGCCGGGCTGGCTGCGGCCTGCGGCGTTGACGAGTGCTTCGACTTTACGTCCGACGATCTGGCCGCTGCTCAGGTAGCTCCGTTTGGGATTGATCTTGCCGCACTCAAGGAGCGCGGCTGGGCCGACACGGGTGTTGCGTTGCCGTCGCGTACGGGCGAGCCGGCGATTCCCTTGGATGGCGGCAAAATTGCGCTGGCAAGTGACGTATGGGAACGAGCCGGCCTGGGTCGTGTACCCAACTGGATCGCTCCCATGGTGGAGCCTGGCCCGGGGATGTTTCGCCTCATTAGCGGCAATCGACCCTTTGAGTCGCATACCTCGCGCAGGCTCGCGGCCCAAGGTGCCGCCGAGGCGGGTTCCGACTTGGACGCCGTGCAGATGAATGCTGATGTTGCCGCACGCATGGGTATCGCCAATGGCGAGGTCGTGGAACTCGTGAGCGACTTGGGCCGCGACCGCGTGCGCGTGGAGACGACGCCGTATCTGCATCCGGCGTGTATCTTTACGTCGGCTGCCCCCGGCGGACGTTCGTTTGGCGCCGATGCCGGTGGTGCTCAAGCCTTGGGCGTGGGCCCGCTCGACCATACGCCGTTGCGTTGGGACCCGTTGACGGGCGCCGCGCTCACCCAGGAAAACGCCGTTCGCGTGGAAAAGATTGTCGCGCGCGGGGATAATGACGATTAA
- a CDS encoding hydrogenase large subunit, whose product MAEPEKKDYARRCESHVEALRAAVPGAIEKVEWQCEDQLTITVKQDKLPEAVHYLYYERYGWIPVIIGNDERSLCGRYAVYYVISMEGEDPGWVTVRTEVDPAKMTFPSVTPFVPACVWGERELRDMFGLIPEGLPDRRRLVLPDDWPSGLYPLRKDSMDYRFRPAPASDMENYEFLADTKGKETTLVPMGPLHITSDEPGHFRLFVEGETIVDADYRLFYVHRGMEKVAETRLNYDAVTFLADRICGICGCAHSVAYAEAVERAQGIHVPPRAQYIRAIMLEVERLHSHLLNIGLASHYTGFDSGFQQFFRVREKSMDLAEKLSGHRKTYGLNVIGGVRRDILAEQKLSTLTTIHQLRSEVQELVDVLLSTPNFIERTSGIGILDRKIARDFSPVGPLMRGSGYARDVRFDHPFDGYADPDVQKMHAATADTCDAFGRTAVRIQEVYDSIDMIETMLENCPSGPILTTDWEYTPHKYAIGATEAPRGEDVHWAMLGNNQKCYRWRAKAATYSNWPVLRYMFRGNTVGDAALIVGSLDPCYSCTDRVTVTDVAAKRDHVLDKEQFENVWRDKSPLAGEGTLAAPLDEEAL is encoded by the coding sequence ATGGCAGAACCTGAAAAGAAGGACTACGCTCGTCGTTGCGAAAGCCACGTCGAGGCCCTGCGCGCCGCAGTGCCGGGCGCTATCGAGAAGGTTGAGTGGCAGTGCGAGGACCAGCTGACGATTACCGTCAAGCAGGACAAGCTGCCCGAGGCCGTCCACTACCTGTACTACGAGCGCTACGGCTGGATTCCCGTGATCATCGGCAACGATGAGCGCAGCCTGTGCGGCCGTTACGCCGTGTACTACGTCATCTCCATGGAGGGGGAGGATCCCGGCTGGGTGACCGTGCGCACCGAGGTCGATCCCGCCAAGATGACGTTCCCGTCCGTGACGCCGTTTGTCCCCGCCTGTGTGTGGGGCGAGCGCGAGCTGCGCGACATGTTCGGCCTGATTCCCGAGGGCCTGCCTGATCGTCGTCGCCTGGTGCTGCCCGACGATTGGCCCAGCGGCCTGTATCCGCTGCGCAAGGACTCCATGGATTACCGTTTCCGTCCCGCTCCCGCGAGCGACATGGAAAACTACGAGTTCTTGGCCGACACCAAGGGCAAGGAGACCACGCTCGTCCCCATGGGCCCGTTGCACATTACCTCCGACGAGCCCGGCCACTTCCGCCTGTTTGTCGAGGGCGAGACGATCGTCGACGCCGACTACCGCCTGTTCTACGTGCACCGCGGCATGGAGAAGGTCGCCGAGACGCGCCTGAACTATGACGCGGTGACGTTCCTCGCCGACCGCATCTGCGGCATCTGCGGCTGCGCCCACTCGGTGGCCTATGCCGAGGCCGTCGAGCGCGCCCAGGGCATCCATGTCCCGCCGCGCGCCCAGTACATTCGCGCCATCATGCTCGAGGTCGAGCGCCTGCACTCGCATCTGCTCAACATTGGCCTGGCGTCGCACTACACGGGCTTCGACTCCGGCTTCCAGCAGTTCTTCCGCGTCCGCGAGAAGTCCATGGACCTGGCCGAGAAGCTCTCCGGTCACCGCAAGACCTACGGCCTCAACGTGATCGGCGGCGTGCGTCGCGACATTTTGGCCGAGCAGAAGCTCTCCACGCTCACGACCATCCACCAGCTGCGCTCCGAGGTTCAGGAACTCGTCGACGTTTTGCTCTCCACGCCCAACTTTATTGAGCGTACGAGCGGTATCGGCATTCTGGACCGCAAGATCGCACGTGACTTCTCGCCGGTCGGCCCGCTCATGCGCGGCTCGGGCTATGCCCGCGACGTGCGCTTTGACCATCCCTTCGACGGCTACGCCGATCCGGACGTCCAAAAGATGCACGCCGCCACGGCCGACACCTGCGATGCCTTCGGCCGTACCGCCGTCCGCATCCAGGAGGTCTACGATTCGATCGACATGATCGAGACCATGCTCGAGAACTGCCCGTCGGGCCCCATCCTCACCACGGATTGGGAGTACACCCCGCACAAGTACGCCATCGGCGCCACCGAGGCTCCGCGCGGCGAGGACGTGCACTGGGCCATGCTCGGCAATAACCAGAAGTGCTACCGCTGGCGCGCCAAGGCCGCCACGTACAGCAACTGGCCGGTCCTGCGCTACATGTTCCGCGGCAACACCGTGGGCGACGCGGCGCTGATCGTCGGCTCGCTCGACCCGTGCTACTCCTGCACCGACCGCGTGACGGTGACCGATGTCGCCGCCAAGCGCGACCACGTGCTCGACAAGGAGCAGTTCGAGAACGTCTGGCGCGACAAGTCGCCGCTTGCGGGCGAGGGCACCTTGGCCGCTCCGCTCGATGAGGAGGCGCTCTAA
- a CDS encoding formate hydrogenlyase complex iron-sulfur subunit: protein MLKLWKVNAKAGDATVKYPFAPFPTNKDMRGKPEHNAELCIACGACGVACPADAIRMDTDLAADTITWSIDYGRCIFCGRCEEACPMEAIKLTEEFELAVMSKDDLTSKSVYTLEHCSRCGKPFAPHKEIDYAKRLLQKTGGMEAIQAARTVGMCQECKRELDALRAASAVKTGNAAGMAANETLASGEPQGPGMEYLGGHGVNPEYVDRELNPDAPEIPAGPAPVEGIIMDFDTKEE from the coding sequence ATGCTGAAGCTTTGGAAGGTTAACGCCAAGGCCGGCGACGCGACGGTCAAGTACCCGTTTGCGCCGTTCCCCACCAATAAGGACATGCGCGGCAAGCCCGAGCACAACGCCGAGCTCTGCATCGCCTGCGGTGCCTGCGGCGTGGCGTGCCCGGCCGATGCCATTCGCATGGACACTGACCTTGCGGCCGATACCATTACCTGGTCGATCGACTACGGCCGCTGCATCTTTTGCGGCCGCTGCGAGGAAGCCTGCCCCATGGAGGCCATCAAGCTCACCGAGGAGTTTGAGCTGGCCGTCATGAGCAAAGACGACCTCACCAGCAAGAGCGTCTATACGCTCGAGCACTGCTCGCGCTGCGGCAAGCCGTTTGCCCCGCACAAGGAGATCGACTACGCCAAGCGCCTGCTGCAAAAGACCGGCGGCATGGAGGCCATCCAGGCCGCCCGTACCGTCGGTATGTGCCAGGAGTGCAAGCGCGAGCTCGACGCCCTGCGCGCCGCCTCGGCCGTAAAGACCGGCAACGCTGCCGGCATGGCTGCCAACGAGACGCTTGCGTCCGGTGAGCCCCAGGGCCCCGGCATGGAGTATCTGGGCGGCCACGGCGTGAACCCGGAGTATGTCGACCGCGAGCTCAACCCCGATGCGCCCGAGATCCCCGCTGGACCTGCACCGGTCGAGGGCATCATCATGGATTTTGATACGAAGGAGGAGTAA
- the hycI gene encoding hydrogenase maturation peptidase HycI: MGRVVDGRVNGAPFAGIVLTAGSVLRADDAAGPVLSKKMEDAPIAGWYTIDGGQTPEDDIIEVKRERPPRLVLVDAADMALPVGAIRLLDKRDVARKSMFTTHSLPLSILIEEIEQSCDDIVFVGIQPGDTEFYNPMSPEVFDAVDAVYDAVAANDFSHFVRLGQEL, encoded by the coding sequence ATGGGTCGCGTTGTGGATGGCCGTGTGAACGGCGCCCCGTTTGCGGGTATCGTGCTCACGGCGGGAAGCGTGCTGCGTGCCGACGATGCCGCCGGCCCCGTGCTCTCCAAAAAGATGGAAGACGCACCCATCGCCGGTTGGTACACCATCGACGGAGGCCAAACGCCCGAGGACGACATCATCGAGGTCAAGCGTGAGCGTCCGCCTCGCCTGGTCTTGGTTGATGCCGCAGACATGGCGCTGCCCGTCGGCGCCATCCGCTTGCTCGACAAACGTGATGTGGCCCGCAAGTCGATGTTTACCACGCATTCGCTTCCCTTGTCGATTCTGATCGAAGAGATTGAGCAATCGTGCGATGATATCGTCTTCGTCGGAATTCAGCCGGGCGACACGGAGTTCTACAACCCCATGTCCCCGGAAGTCTTTGACGCCGTCGACGCCGTGTACGACGCCGTGGCCGCCAACGACTTTTCCCACTTTGTCCGCTTGGGGCAGGAGCTATAG
- the selB gene encoding selenocysteine-specific translation elongation factor, with protein MSEVQALVECPVIVGTAGHVDHGKSALIEALTGKNPDRLEVERRRGMTVELGFGELALPSGKIVGLVDVPGHAHYLRAMVQGATGIDVAVLVVSAVEGVMPQTREHVHVLELLGVTHMVVALTMCDLADAEMTELAELDVDDFLSGTVFAGAPIVPVSSKTGEGIDGLLATLDEQVAACWDACRDRAERTDAAPRLPIDRCFTIKGVGTVVTGTLHDAPVAVGDELMALPSRTVCRVRGIQVHGDTPRALPGQRVALNLVGDGAAALDRGEMLGVADRFGQTLRFMMTFTYLGREGAKPRVLESGARVHVMAGTAEVVGRIMLLEGEAPMAVGETRTVQVRLDDPLPLRAGDHAVVLSYSPVMLIGGGRVLLSRCRRSRELSAGERALFAALESGDTAGGVGAWLALQMLPVTAVDVADALDLGVGEVDAALRGLVSQGSVRKLAVGDADYLADAAVLDAAMDALAATLSAMHAASPKETGFTPGAVAHAAWPAADDGVAAALIAECCSRGVCAAEGAEVFDPHSAAAAARVVREACERIVALLDEAGLDAPILPEVGEQLQLDRDTMTRALRELSLNRSIVKVERDVALSAAAEAHARELVTAAIEAAGGAATTSVLREALGVSRKRAISILEHLDAVRFTVLDKDAGGLRSLR; from the coding sequence ATGAGTGAGGTTCAGGCGCTGGTGGAGTGTCCCGTTATCGTTGGCACGGCGGGCCACGTCGACCACGGTAAGTCGGCACTGATTGAGGCTCTGACCGGTAAGAATCCCGACCGTCTGGAGGTTGAGCGCCGTCGCGGTATGACCGTGGAGCTGGGCTTTGGCGAGCTGGCGCTGCCGAGTGGCAAGATCGTTGGCCTGGTCGATGTGCCGGGTCATGCTCATTACCTGCGCGCCATGGTGCAGGGTGCGACAGGCATCGACGTTGCCGTGCTGGTGGTCTCTGCCGTCGAGGGCGTAATGCCGCAGACGCGCGAGCACGTGCACGTGCTGGAGCTGCTGGGCGTCACGCATATGGTGGTGGCGCTGACGATGTGTGACCTGGCCGATGCCGAGATGACCGAGCTTGCCGAGCTCGATGTCGATGATTTTTTGTCGGGTACCGTGTTTGCGGGCGCGCCGATTGTGCCCGTGTCGTCCAAGACCGGCGAGGGGATCGATGGCCTGCTGGCTACGCTCGACGAGCAGGTTGCCGCTTGCTGGGATGCCTGCCGCGACCGTGCCGAGCGCACCGATGCCGCGCCGCGCCTGCCGATTGACCGCTGCTTTACGATTAAGGGCGTCGGTACTGTCGTAACGGGAACGCTGCACGATGCGCCGGTTGCGGTGGGCGACGAGCTGATGGCCTTGCCGTCGCGTACGGTCTGTCGCGTGCGCGGGATTCAGGTGCATGGCGATACGCCGCGCGCGCTGCCTGGTCAGCGTGTGGCGCTCAACCTTGTTGGTGACGGTGCCGCGGCGCTTGACCGTGGCGAGATGCTGGGCGTTGCGGACCGCTTTGGCCAGACGTTGCGCTTTATGATGACGTTCACCTACCTCGGCCGCGAGGGCGCCAAGCCGCGCGTGCTCGAGTCGGGCGCGCGTGTGCATGTGATGGCCGGCACGGCCGAGGTCGTCGGCCGCATCATGCTATTGGAGGGCGAGGCCCCCATGGCGGTGGGCGAGACCCGTACCGTGCAGGTGCGCCTGGATGATCCGCTGCCGCTGCGTGCCGGAGACCATGCCGTGGTGCTGTCGTATTCGCCCGTTATGCTTATTGGCGGCGGGCGCGTGCTGCTTTCGCGCTGCCGTCGCTCGCGCGAGCTTTCTGCCGGCGAGCGCGCACTGTTTGCGGCGCTTGAGTCCGGCGATACCGCGGGCGGTGTGGGCGCTTGGCTGGCGCTGCAGATGCTGCCAGTTACGGCGGTTGATGTTGCCGACGCTTTGGATCTTGGTGTCGGCGAGGTCGATGCCGCACTGCGCGGGTTGGTGTCGCAGGGCTCTGTTCGCAAGCTTGCTGTGGGTGATGCGGACTACTTGGCGGACGCCGCGGTGCTCGACGCTGCGATGGATGCACTGGCGGCGACCCTGTCAGCCATGCACGCGGCGTCTCCCAAGGAGACGGGCTTTACGCCCGGCGCCGTTGCCCATGCTGCGTGGCCTGCCGCTGATGATGGCGTTGCCGCGGCTCTGATTGCCGAGTGCTGCTCGCGTGGCGTGTGTGCCGCCGAGGGTGCCGAGGTATTCGACCCGCACTCCGCTGCCGCCGCGGCGCGTGTGGTGCGCGAGGCCTGCGAACGTATCGTTGCCTTGCTGGACGAAGCCGGCCTCGATGCACCGATATTGCCCGAGGTGGGCGAGCAGTTGCAGCTCGATCGCGACACCATGACGCGTGCCCTGCGCGAGCTTTCGCTCAATCGCTCGATCGTTAAGGTCGAGCGCGACGTTGCCCTGTCCGCTGCCGCCGAGGCCCATGCGCGCGAGCTTGTTACCGCCGCCATTGAGGCAGCCGGCGGTGCTGCCACCACGAGCGTACTGCGCGAGGCCCTGGGTGTGTCGCGCAAACGTGCCATCAGCATCTTGGAGCACCTGGATGCCGTGCGCTTTACGGTGCTCGACAAGGATGCCGGCGGCCTGCGCTCCCTGCGCTAG
- a CDS encoding NADH-quinone oxidoreductase subunit B family protein, with translation MAEPTLLPERLQYRPTKIELDESIEKAKATLLKKIKRSVYVYRVDCGGCNGCEIEIFGSITPVFDVERFGIKVVPSPRHADVLLYTGAVTRAMRMPALRAFEAAPDPKIVVSYGACGCTGGIFYDNYCVWGGTDKILPVDVYIPGCPPSPAQTIYGFAMALGLLDQKLHAETTVEAAGEQADILHPGVPYKLRVAIEREARAMSGYRYGRDLANEFMDTLEGAPKGDIRGAMALLIDKQDDPRRVEVYSALQDLVLAGGR, from the coding sequence ATGGCCGAACCCACGCTTTTGCCCGAGCGGCTTCAGTACCGCCCGACCAAGATCGAGCTCGACGAGAGCATCGAGAAGGCCAAGGCGACCCTTCTTAAGAAGATCAAACGCTCGGTGTACGTCTACCGTGTCGACTGCGGCGGCTGCAACGGCTGTGAGATCGAGATCTTCGGTTCTATTACGCCCGTCTTCGACGTCGAGCGCTTTGGCATCAAGGTCGTGCCCTCGCCCCGTCACGCCGACGTGCTGCTGTACACCGGTGCCGTGACGCGTGCCATGCGCATGCCGGCCCTGCGCGCCTTTGAGGCCGCACCCGATCCTAAGATCGTGGTGTCCTATGGCGCGTGCGGCTGCACCGGCGGCATCTTCTACGATAACTACTGCGTCTGGGGCGGCACGGACAAGATCCTGCCGGTCGATGTCTACATCCCCGGCTGCCCGCCCAGCCCCGCGCAGACCATCTACGGCTTTGCCATGGCGCTCGGTCTGCTGGACCAAAAGCTCCATGCCGAGACCACGGTGGAGGCCGCCGGCGAGCAGGCCGATATCCTGCACCCCGGCGTGCCGTACAAGCTGCGCGTGGCCATCGAGCGCGAGGCTCGCGCCATGAGCGGCTACCGTTACGGCCGCGATTTGGCCAACGAGTTTATGGACACGCTCGAGGGTGCGCCCAAGGGCGATATCCGCGGTGCCATGGCGCTGCTCATCGACAAGCAGGACGATCCGCGCCGCGTCGAGGTGTACTCGGCGCTGCAGGATCTGGTGCTGGCCGGAGGTCGCTAG
- a CDS encoding formate hydrogenlyase maturation HycH family protein, whose amino-acid sequence MELTDRSGYFAGPGMLGGSFGDASRASDEAAEGVADPCLGHAPDQVVFYELTRKFVETEEDVPQEACDVLYYTLAVGHHTGVLDCFEPRLSVPVDVFYSLVDALPEGEAKTKFEAIRSFGEYQLDKAAVPSLLEACDALLDERGFRGSAKAGISVFDDDFGLHAQQVAFLMKFRDLVERVRDVSGVYLTGRLQ is encoded by the coding sequence ATGGAGCTCACGGACCGCTCTGGTTACTTTGCGGGCCCCGGTATGCTCGGCGGCTCTTTTGGCGATGCCTCGCGCGCAAGCGACGAGGCCGCCGAGGGCGTCGCCGACCCCTGCCTGGGCCATGCGCCCGACCAGGTGGTCTTTTACGAGCTCACGCGTAAGTTTGTGGAGACCGAGGAAGACGTTCCCCAGGAGGCCTGCGACGTGCTGTACTACACGCTCGCCGTGGGCCACCACACCGGCGTGCTCGACTGCTTTGAGCCGCGCTTGTCGGTGCCGGTGGATGTCTTCTATTCGCTCGTCGACGCGCTGCCGGAGGGGGAGGCCAAGACCAAGTTCGAGGCCATCCGCTCCTTTGGCGAGTACCAGCTCGACAAGGCGGCGGTGCCGTCGCTGCTCGAGGCCTGCGATGCGCTGCTCGACGAGCGCGGTTTTCGCGGGTCGGCCAAGGCCGGCATCTCGGTGTTCGATGACGACTTTGGCCTGCATGCCCAGCAGGTCGCGTTCTTAATGAAGTTCCGCGATTTGGTGGAGCGCGTGCGCGATGTGTCGGGCGTGTATCTGACGGGAAGGTTGCAGTAA